One Verrucomicrobiota bacterium DNA window includes the following coding sequences:
- a CDS encoding NfeD family protein → MLVQQVFYGIGIIALLVTVVQLLLTLLGIGGDALGVDFDVTSTDADHSSGLGIFSVQTISAFFLAFGWAGAVALDSGLPLMLTVSIAFVAGVILMFGIYKLILTILRLQSKGNLDYSNAIGQTATVYVTIPGNNEDGGGQIQVNIQDRFTTASARKQSTGAIKPGQKVKITGMLDQTSFIVEEL, encoded by the coding sequence TTGCTCGTTCAGCAGGTATTTTATGGCATCGGAATTATCGCACTGTTGGTGACGGTAGTTCAGCTACTTTTGACCTTATTGGGCATTGGCGGCGACGCACTGGGAGTCGACTTTGACGTGACCTCAACCGATGCCGACCACTCCTCGGGACTCGGTATTTTTTCGGTGCAGACCATATCCGCATTTTTCCTGGCATTCGGATGGGCGGGCGCAGTGGCACTGGACTCGGGACTGCCACTGATGCTGACGGTATCAATAGCCTTTGTCGCAGGCGTCATTCTTATGTTTGGCATTTATAAGCTCATACTGACGATACTCCGGCTTCAATCTAAAGGGAATCTGGATTACTCAAACGCGATAGGCCAGACAGCTACGGTTTACGTTACAATCCCCGGTAACAATGAAGACGGAGGCGGACAGATACAGGTAAATATCCAGGACCGCTTCACCACCGCCAGCGCCCGCAAGCAATCAACCGGTGCAATCAAACCCGGGCAGAAAGTGAAAATCACGGGAATGCTCGATCAAACCTCATTTATTGTAGAAGAACTTTAA